The following are from one region of the Endozoicomonas sp. 4G genome:
- a CDS encoding Gfo/Idh/MocA family oxidoreductase, translating to MKIAIIGLGGIAQKAYLPVLTQKADLELIFCTRNAEALNYLARQYRITETFTDYLSLPTHDIDAVMIHSSTPSHFEIARFFLNTGLPVFVDKPLSDHYSQCEALYELAAKKNQPLFMGFNRRYLPLLNQHLYEKSDLLALRWEKHRYHLSGELRTFVFDDFIHALDSINIEGDTSPEDLSIYYQKTGSNLARLDIQWQAGKTLLQASMNRMAGKTRETIQADYPNTSFRFDSFTSGLRWQGNEEQTLSLPDWTPMLKSKGFHDMIDHWVSVVHEGRQACELTQRNLNSHLLCEALCTHLSDSTTN from the coding sequence ATGAAAATAGCGATTATCGGATTAGGCGGCATTGCCCAAAAAGCTTACCTGCCTGTATTGACCCAAAAGGCAGATCTGGAACTGATTTTTTGTACAAGAAACGCCGAAGCCCTTAATTATCTGGCAAGGCAATACCGAATTACTGAAACCTTTACAGATTACCTATCTCTGCCCACACATGACATAGATGCAGTGATGATTCACAGCTCAACCCCTTCCCATTTTGAGATAGCCCGGTTCTTTTTGAACACTGGATTACCAGTGTTTGTCGACAAGCCACTCTCTGATCATTACAGCCAATGTGAAGCACTTTACGAACTGGCAGCCAAAAAGAATCAGCCCCTGTTTATGGGCTTCAATCGTCGATATTTACCACTGCTAAACCAGCACCTTTATGAGAAAAGTGATCTGCTGGCTCTACGCTGGGAAAAACACCGATACCATCTGTCAGGCGAACTCAGAACCTTTGTTTTTGACGACTTCATTCATGCTCTGGACAGTATCAATATAGAAGGTGATACCTCCCCGGAAGATCTATCTATTTATTATCAGAAGACTGGCAGCAATCTGGCACGACTGGATATTCAATGGCAAGCTGGCAAAACTCTCTTGCAGGCGTCTATGAATCGTATGGCTGGAAAAACCCGTGAAACGATTCAGGCTGATTACCCAAATACCTCTTTTCGTTTCGATTCTTTTACATCAGGCCTTCGATGGCAAGGCAATGAAGAACAGACCTTGAGTCTGCCTGACTGGACCCCGATGCTAAAGTCTAAAGGTTTTCACGACATGATCGATCACTGGGTCAGTGTCGTACACGAAGGACGACAGGCCTGCGAACTGACGCAACGTAATCTGAATTCTCATTTACTCTGCGAAGCTCTGTGCACACACCTGTCAGATTCAACCACCAATTAA
- the recG gene encoding ATP-dependent DNA helicase RecG, whose amino-acid sequence MVKPLHETPVTALKGVGAALADKLAKIHIHNLQDLLFHLPLRYQDRTRITPIAAIHPEGDYVIQGSVVAADVLMGKRQSLLCRISDGTGSVGLRFYHFSSAQRNHLKPGTEVRCFGQPRRGASGLEIYHPEYRVIKPDHDLEVEETLTPVYPATEGLTQQRIRSLCEQALGQLNHPDALQEWLPENVRWQYQLGSLVDALEFLHSPPPNVSVELLSEGRHPAQIRLAFEELLAHNLSMQKLRSLIRTVKSYAMPPGQTLTRDFRKQLPFSLTGAQEKVLAEISQDMMEPDPMLRLVQGDVGSGKTVVAALAALQAIENGYQAAVMAPTEILAEQHEKNFKEWLKPLGISVAYLSGKTKGKKRQQVLEDIAQGDAAVVVGTHALFQEEVQFKKLGLAIIDEQHRFGVHQRMALRKKGELNGGQPHQLIMTATPIPRTLAMSAYADLDCSVIDELPPGRTPVNTVVIGDDRRDQVIERLRSACLGGRQAYWVCTLIEESEALQCQAAEVTAEQLREALPELSIGLVHGRMKAAEKLEVMAAFKSGHLHLLVATTVIEVGVDVPNASLMIIENPERLGLAQLHQLRGRVGRGSIASHCLLMYHAPLSQQSRERLQVMRDSSDGFVIAEKDLQLRGPGEVLGTRQTGLAQFKVADLERDAILLDQVRDAAQKVLKEAPQNVEPLVLRWLGHAEKYAHV is encoded by the coding sequence ATGGTGAAGCCCCTGCATGAGACTCCTGTGACAGCACTAAAAGGTGTTGGGGCGGCGCTCGCCGACAAGTTGGCAAAAATTCATATTCATAACCTGCAAGACCTGCTTTTTCACCTGCCCCTGAGATATCAGGATCGTACCCGCATTACGCCCATTGCTGCTATTCATCCGGAAGGGGATTATGTTATTCAGGGCTCCGTTGTCGCTGCTGATGTTTTGATGGGGAAGCGTCAGAGTCTGCTTTGCCGTATCAGTGATGGCACCGGTTCTGTCGGGTTGCGGTTCTATCATTTCTCCAGCGCACAGCGGAATCATCTCAAACCGGGCACCGAGGTTCGTTGTTTTGGACAGCCCCGCAGGGGAGCCAGCGGCCTGGAGATCTATCACCCTGAATACCGGGTGATCAAGCCGGATCATGATCTGGAGGTTGAGGAAACCCTGACGCCAGTTTATCCGGCCACCGAAGGGCTCACCCAGCAGAGAATCCGAAGTCTTTGTGAGCAGGCCCTGGGCCAGCTGAATCATCCTGATGCCCTTCAGGAGTGGCTGCCTGAAAATGTCAGATGGCAATACCAGTTAGGGTCGCTGGTGGATGCCCTGGAGTTCCTGCACTCGCCGCCCCCCAATGTTTCTGTTGAACTGCTTTCTGAAGGTCGCCATCCGGCGCAAATACGGTTGGCTTTTGAAGAGCTTCTGGCTCACAACCTGAGTATGCAGAAGTTGCGAAGTCTGATCCGTACGGTAAAAAGCTATGCCATGCCACCCGGGCAGACACTCACCCGTGACTTTCGTAAACAGCTGCCATTTTCCCTGACCGGCGCTCAAGAAAAGGTACTGGCGGAAATCAGTCAGGATATGATGGAGCCTGATCCCATGTTGAGGCTGGTTCAGGGTGATGTGGGTTCGGGTAAAACCGTGGTGGCTGCTCTGGCTGCCCTTCAGGCGATAGAGAATGGTTATCAGGCGGCGGTTATGGCACCCACGGAAATATTGGCTGAGCAGCATGAGAAAAATTTTAAGGAATGGCTGAAACCGTTGGGGATTTCTGTCGCCTATCTGTCAGGAAAAACCAAAGGTAAAAAGCGTCAGCAGGTTCTGGAAGACATTGCCCAGGGTGACGCGGCTGTGGTTGTCGGTACTCATGCCCTTTTTCAGGAAGAGGTGCAGTTCAAAAAGCTGGGTCTGGCCATTATCGATGAACAACATCGTTTTGGTGTGCACCAGAGAATGGCACTGCGAAAAAAAGGCGAGTTGAACGGTGGCCAACCTCATCAGCTGATTATGACCGCAACACCGATCCCCCGAACGCTGGCCATGAGCGCCTATGCTGACTTGGATTGTTCGGTCATCGATGAACTGCCCCCGGGCCGAACACCGGTTAATACCGTTGTGATTGGCGATGACCGCCGTGACCAGGTGATAGAGCGCCTGCGCTCAGCCTGTTTGGGGGGCCGTCAGGCGTACTGGGTCTGCACCTTGATTGAAGAATCAGAAGCTTTGCAGTGCCAGGCCGCCGAGGTGACTGCTGAACAGTTACGTGAGGCACTGCCTGAGCTTTCCATCGGGTTGGTCCATGGTCGAATGAAAGCGGCTGAAAAGCTTGAAGTCATGGCTGCTTTCAAGTCCGGGCATCTGCATCTGCTGGTGGCCACTACGGTGATTGAAGTGGGCGTGGATGTCCCTAATGCCAGCCTGATGATTATTGAAAATCCGGAGCGATTAGGTCTGGCTCAATTACATCAGTTAAGAGGTCGTGTTGGTCGGGGCAGTATAGCCAGTCACTGTCTTTTGATGTATCACGCCCCGCTTTCCCAGCAGAGCAGGGAGCGTTTGCAGGTGATGCGAGACTCCAGCGATGGCTTTGTTATTGCTGAAAAAGATCTGCAATTACGTGGACCGGGAGAAGTGTTGGGCACCCGGCAGACCGGGCTTGCCCAGTTCAAAGTGGCAGACCTTGAACGGGATGCCATTTTGCTGGATCAGGTCAGGGATGCCGCTCAGAAGGTGCTGAAAGAGGCACCACAAAATGTAGAGCCATTGGTGCTGCGCTGGCTGGGTCATGCTGAGAAATACGCTCATGTTTGA
- a CDS encoding RidA family protein, producing MSNRQTINTENAPQAIGTYSQAVKAGTTVYVSGQIPLVPQTMELEQGDFKAQTRRCFENLKAIAEAAGGELQDAAKVGIFLTDLSNFSAVNEVMAEYFTQPYPARAAIGVKELPKGVPVEIDAILELR from the coding sequence ATGAGTAACAGACAGACCATCAACACTGAAAATGCACCTCAAGCCATTGGGACTTATTCTCAAGCGGTTAAGGCGGGAACCACTGTTTATGTTTCCGGCCAGATTCCCCTGGTTCCCCAAACCATGGAGTTGGAGCAGGGAGACTTCAAGGCCCAGACCCGGCGCTGCTTTGAAAATCTGAAAGCGATTGCCGAAGCAGCTGGCGGCGAACTTCAGGATGCCGCAAAAGTAGGCATTTTCCTGACTGACCTTAGCAACTTTAGTGCGGTCAACGAAGTGATGGCCGAGTACTTCACTCAACCTTACCCCGCCCGTGCTGCTATTGGTGTGAAAGAGCTGCCCAAAGGTGTGCCGGTTGAGATTGATGCCATTCTGGAGTTGAGGTAG
- a CDS encoding RDD family protein: MSELNSNSQQLENLEYAGFLDRFWATLVDTLILIAITFSLTMMIDGNQLTIADSRRLLDPAGIITNFALPVVAVILFWHYKSATPGKMVVSMKIVDAKTGLAPGLFQSVIRYLAYFISILPLFLGFFWILVDKRKQGWHDKLAGTVVVRHRK, encoded by the coding sequence ATGTCTGAGCTGAATTCGAATTCTCAACAGTTAGAAAATCTCGAATATGCAGGGTTCCTCGACCGATTCTGGGCAACGTTGGTCGACACTCTGATTCTGATTGCCATTACTTTTTCCCTTACCATGATGATTGATGGCAATCAGCTGACGATTGCAGATTCAAGGCGACTTCTGGATCCGGCAGGTATCATTACTAACTTTGCGCTTCCGGTAGTGGCGGTGATCTTATTCTGGCATTACAAGAGTGCTACACCCGGTAAAATGGTTGTCTCAATGAAAATCGTTGATGCAAAAACGGGTCTTGCTCCGGGTCTGTTTCAGTCGGTCATTCGTTACCTGGCCTACTTTATCTCGATTTTGCCCCTGTTTCTGGGCTTTTTCTGGATCTTGGTGGATAAGAGAAAGCAAGGCTGGCATGACAAACTGGCGGGTACTGTCGTAGTGAGGCACAGAAAATAG
- a CDS encoding hydrogen peroxide-inducible genes activator yields the protein MTLTELRYIVTLAQEQHFGRAAAQCHVSQPTLSVGVKKLEDELGVALFERSRNSLRVTPMGEKVVHQARKVLEEVSGIKQIAKTGRDQLASPLRVGAIYTIGPYLFPHLVPQLAQVAPEMPLYIEENFTAVLRKKLRMGELDAIIIALPFTEPDVLTLPLYDDPFRVLLPAGHPWQSKQEVDPAELVNEELLLLGQGHCFRDQVMEACPLLAQKDDVGGEEGGGIEASSLETIRHMVASGMGISVLPESALVGNYYAPDVLSSKPFRSPSPSRTVALAWRASFPRPKAIDALSSALRLCSVLEGK from the coding sequence ATGACTCTCACAGAATTGCGCTATATCGTGACTCTTGCCCAGGAGCAGCATTTTGGGCGTGCTGCTGCCCAGTGCCATGTCAGTCAGCCGACCCTCAGTGTCGGAGTGAAAAAACTGGAAGATGAGCTTGGAGTAGCCCTGTTTGAACGATCGCGCAATTCGTTACGGGTGACCCCCATGGGGGAAAAGGTCGTCCACCAGGCCCGGAAAGTTCTGGAAGAAGTATCAGGGATCAAACAGATTGCCAAGACCGGGCGCGATCAGTTGGCCTCACCCCTGAGAGTGGGCGCCATCTACACCATTGGGCCTTACCTGTTTCCACACCTTGTGCCCCAGTTGGCGCAGGTAGCACCTGAAATGCCGCTGTACATTGAAGAGAACTTCACCGCGGTGTTGCGAAAAAAACTGAGAATGGGCGAGCTGGACGCTATTATTATCGCACTGCCGTTTACCGAGCCGGATGTCTTGACCCTGCCGCTGTACGACGATCCTTTCAGGGTTTTATTGCCAGCCGGGCATCCTTGGCAATCAAAGCAGGAGGTAGACCCCGCAGAACTGGTGAACGAAGAGTTACTGCTTCTGGGGCAAGGCCACTGTTTCAGGGATCAGGTCATGGAGGCCTGCCCGCTTCTGGCTCAGAAAGACGATGTGGGTGGTGAAGAAGGCGGTGGCATTGAAGCTTCTTCTCTGGAAACGATCCGCCATATGGTGGCTTCCGGAATGGGCATCAGTGTACTGCCTGAATCGGCTCTGGTCGGCAATTATTATGCTCCCGATGTCCTGTCATCTAAACCTTTTCGCTCACCGTCACCCAGTCGAACGGTGGCTTTGGCCTGGCGTGCCAGCTTCCCGAGACCCAAGGCAATAGATGCATTATCCAGTGCTCTCAGACTATGCTCTGTCCTGGAAGGCAAATGA
- a CDS encoding SDR family oxidoreductase — protein sequence MNKNVLIAGCGDVGCQLALQLLDTGHYSVWGLRRNIDRLPQGVHPVRGDLSDPEQLGQWPDKIDYVVYAAAADGPGEDHYRNAYLKGLANVLSRLQAEGQRPERVLFTSSTGSYHQNEGQWVDETSPTNPDRYSGKIMLEAEAILINSPFPATAVRFGGIYGPGRNHMINRVKTGEGCSAEPVVYGNRIHRDDCAGILAHLIHRDEQKLPVDSLYLGVDHEPAPMYEVLHWLAEQLNITLDDSHPAPQRSSKRCSNQKIIDAGYRFRFPDYKAGYSELLSSTTVE from the coding sequence ATGAACAAAAATGTATTGATCGCCGGTTGCGGCGATGTCGGTTGCCAATTGGCACTACAACTTCTGGACACAGGCCATTACTCCGTCTGGGGATTACGTCGGAACATCGACCGTTTGCCCCAGGGCGTTCATCCTGTACGGGGCGATCTGTCGGACCCGGAACAGCTGGGCCAATGGCCTGACAAGATAGACTATGTCGTTTATGCGGCCGCCGCCGACGGACCCGGTGAAGACCATTACCGCAACGCCTATTTAAAGGGGCTTGCCAACGTGCTTTCCCGCCTTCAGGCAGAAGGCCAGCGGCCAGAGCGGGTACTGTTTACCTCCAGTACCGGCAGTTATCACCAGAATGAAGGTCAGTGGGTGGATGAAACGTCGCCCACGAACCCTGACCGTTATTCCGGGAAGATCATGCTGGAAGCAGAAGCGATTTTAATCAACAGTCCTTTTCCTGCAACAGCGGTTCGTTTTGGCGGTATTTACGGGCCCGGAAGAAACCACATGATCAACCGGGTAAAGACTGGTGAAGGCTGTAGTGCAGAACCTGTCGTTTATGGCAACCGCATTCATCGGGATGATTGCGCCGGTATCCTTGCTCACCTGATTCACCGTGATGAACAAAAGCTTCCTGTTGACTCCCTGTACCTGGGTGTTGATCACGAACCGGCTCCCATGTACGAAGTGCTGCACTGGCTGGCAGAGCAACTCAATATAACGCTGGATGACAGCCATCCTGCGCCTCAAAGAAGCAGCAAACGTTGCAGCAATCAAAAAATCATTGATGCGGGTTACAGGTTCAGGTTTCCAGACTATAAGGCTGGCTACTCAGAGCTGTTGAGCTCGACTACTGTTGAATAA